The Eubacteriaceae bacterium Marseille-Q4139 genome has a window encoding:
- a CDS encoding glutamate racemase gives MDRNAPIGVFDSGIGGLTVAREIMRQMPEEKIVYFGDTARLPYGNKSKQTVIHYSEQIIRFLRTKGVKAIVIACNTASSYALEEVRKNEDFPIIGVINAGARAAAAATKNGKIGVIGTEGTVRSGTYGKVLREMKPGVEVFGKACPLFVPLVEEGLLHDSVTDEIASRYLSVLKEKYIDTLVLGCTHYPLIRSTLGRLMGDGVTLVNPAYETAVQLKTLLHSMEMSCDTGRELPLEEKYQFYVSDMAEKFRDFATAILPDEVKKTVQINIEEY, from the coding sequence ATGGACAGAAACGCACCCATCGGGGTCTTTGATTCCGGCATCGGCGGCCTGACGGTGGCGAGGGAGATCATGCGCCAGATGCCGGAGGAAAAAATCGTCTACTTCGGCGACACGGCGAGACTCCCTTACGGCAATAAATCGAAGCAGACCGTCATCCACTATTCGGAGCAGATCATCCGTTTCCTGCGGACAAAGGGCGTAAAGGCCATCGTCATCGCCTGCAACACGGCCTCGTCCTATGCCCTGGAGGAAGTCCGCAAAAACGAGGATTTCCCCATCATCGGCGTCATCAATGCCGGCGCCAGGGCGGCTGCAGCGGCCACGAAAAACGGGAAAATCGGCGTGATCGGGACGGAAGGCACCGTCCGAAGCGGCACCTACGGAAAGGTATTACGGGAGATGAAGCCCGGCGTCGAGGTTTTCGGAAAGGCATGTCCGCTTTTTGTGCCCCTCGTGGAGGAAGGCCTTCTCCATGACTCGGTGACGGACGAGATCGCTTCCAGGTACTTATCCGTTTTAAAGGAAAAATATATCGACACCCTCGTGCTCGGCTGTACCCACTATCCGTTGATCCGCTCGACTCTCGGGCGGCTCATGGGCGACGGCGTGACGCTCGTGAATCCGGCTTATGAGACGGCAGTCCAGCTAAAAACCCTGCTTCATTCCATGGAGATGAGCTGCGATACCGGGAGAGAGCTGCCGCTGGAGGAAAAATACCAGTTTTACGTCAGCGACATGGCCGAGAAGTTCCGGGATTTTGCGACGGCAATCCTGCCGGACGAGGTAAAGAAAACCGTACAGATCAACATCGAAGAATATTAG
- a CDS encoding type II toxin-antitoxin system RelE/ParE family toxin — translation MIYEVRMTPEAKNDLRGIFEYIAFDLQSVQNAAGQIDRLEKGISELDQMPERFRKYEKEPWHSRNLRVMPVDNYLVFYIPDQTTGIVTVIRVMYGGRDADRRLNE, via the coding sequence ATGATTTATGAAGTACGGATGACACCGGAGGCAAAAAATGACCTGCGCGGTATTTTTGAATATATTGCGTTTGATCTTCAGTCGGTTCAGAATGCAGCAGGCCAGATTGACCGGTTGGAAAAAGGCATTTCAGAATTGGATCAGATGCCGGAGCGTTTCCGGAAATATGAGAAAGAGCCCTGGCACAGCCGGAATCTCCGTGTGATGCCCGTGGACAATTACCTGGTATTTTACATACCGGATCAAACCACAGGGATTGTCACAGTTATCCGTGTAATGTACGGCGGACGGGATGCTGACAGGCGGCTAAATGAATGA
- a CDS encoding TolC family protein, with product MRRNLKIIISAAAALSMAAAPVTAMAEEFVPEPGQVYDEATWNRIHDNVLEYDEIELLIDEYNTTLKNVKETYADNKESYRSVEKVKESTMDSVGGILDQAQNMQSYAEMLKDNPNTITAYANAVYASESMSAQAEQLLLSVDAITEMTPDMMKLKTVDSTRALLVSGAQTAMISYEQLLIQQASLEDSVALLKEVLASTETQANIGMATANDVLSAKQNLESAQAGLLTVNANLDKIRQSLCTMMGWAYDASPEIRPVPAADASRIGGMNPEADKEKAIENNYTLRYNLLDYENKTDGSVEKQNLQRTIDNQRTAIASSMTNLYNDVLQKKNEYDTAVTAYGLEQAKMQTAETKYQLGMIGRLEYLQQKNALVTKETAMKNADLALFQAMETYDWAVAGNLAVS from the coding sequence ATGAGAAGAAATTTAAAAATCATCATCTCTGCGGCGGCGGCTCTTTCCATGGCAGCCGCGCCGGTCACGGCCATGGCGGAAGAATTTGTTCCGGAGCCGGGCCAGGTCTACGACGAGGCCACATGGAACAGGATCCATGACAATGTGCTGGAATATGATGAGATTGAGCTGTTGATTGATGAGTATAATACGACGCTGAAGAACGTGAAGGAAACGTATGCGGACAATAAGGAATCCTACCGCTCTGTTGAAAAAGTGAAGGAATCGACGATGGACAGCGTCGGCGGGATCCTGGATCAGGCTCAGAACATGCAGAGCTACGCAGAAATGTTAAAGGATAATCCCAACACGATAACGGCGTATGCCAATGCGGTCTATGCGTCGGAATCCATGAGTGCCCAGGCGGAACAGCTTCTTCTCTCGGTGGATGCCATCACAGAGATGACGCCGGACATGATGAAGTTAAAGACTGTGGATTCTACGCGGGCACTTCTTGTTTCAGGCGCCCAGACAGCCATGATCAGCTACGAGCAGCTTTTGATCCAGCAGGCGAGTCTGGAGGATTCCGTTGCTCTCTTAAAAGAAGTCCTGGCGTCCACGGAGACGCAGGCAAACATCGGTATGGCGACAGCAAACGACGTCCTGTCTGCAAAACAGAACCTGGAGTCGGCTCAGGCCGGTCTTCTCACGGTGAATGCCAACCTTGACAAGATCCGCCAGTCCCTCTGCACAATGATGGGCTGGGCCTACGATGCGAGCCCGGAAATCCGCCCGGTGCCGGCGGCAGACGCTTCCAGAATCGGCGGGATGAACCCGGAGGCTGACAAGGAAAAGGCCATCGAGAACAACTATACGCTCCGCTACAATCTTCTGGATTATGAGAATAAGACAGACGGTTCCGTGGAGAAGCAGAACCTCCAGAGAACCATCGACAATCAGAGGACAGCGATTGCGTCTTCGATGACCAACCTTTACAACGATGTGCTTCAGAAAAAGAATGAATACGATACGGCTGTAACGGCTTACGGGCTGGAACAGGCAAAGATGCAGACGGCAGAGACGAAATACCAGCTCGGCATGATCGGCCGCCTGGAATATCTCCAGCAGAAAAATGCGCTGGTGACGAAAGAAACTGCGATGAAAAACGCGGATCTGGCTCTGTTTCAGGCGATGGAAACTTATGACTGGGCCGTGGCAGGAAATCTTGCCGTATCATAA
- a CDS encoding Zn-dependent hydrolase produces the protein MDFERIYGKFMELASIGQAEDGSVTRLLFSETYLEALEKTKAYMEEAGLTVWTDSCKNLHGEYRCGRPGAKTIYFGSHLDTVKEGGLYDGMLGIVAAVEAFRDFKEYLGENGECYVNFHLLGTNGEEGNDLGGTFGSRAMTGLLDPDAPGYMERAAAYGLSREDFETVKLPMDDALCYLELHIEQGNTLEKAGENIGIVTGIVGLERYEVTVTGESNHAGTTMMEYRKDALVGAARLIEGFDRIAREIGNQMVATVGTISVSPGAVAVIPGRADMVLEIRNLSAERMEAFMEKARALGASLPDVKAEFCQIVKKAPVRCDEGIMEKLETVCERHGYPCRRMSSGATHDGNAMAMKMPIAMIFVPSKDGISHSKKEFTAWDDAAKGMTVLAEVLRELNEENGRRFR, from the coding sequence ATGGATTTTGAGCGGATTTATGGGAAATTTATGGAGCTTGCCTCCATCGGACAGGCGGAGGACGGCTCCGTGACGCGGCTGCTGTTCAGTGAAACGTATCTGGAAGCCCTGGAAAAGACGAAGGCCTACATGGAGGAGGCCGGGCTTACGGTATGGACGGATTCCTGCAAGAACCTTCACGGGGAGTACCGCTGCGGCCGCCCTGGTGCAAAAACCATCTACTTTGGTTCCCACCTGGACACGGTAAAGGAGGGCGGCCTCTATGACGGGATGCTGGGAATCGTGGCCGCCGTCGAGGCCTTTCGGGATTTCAAAGAATATCTCGGAGAAAACGGGGAGTGTTATGTAAACTTTCATCTTCTGGGAACCAACGGGGAAGAGGGCAACGACCTGGGCGGTACTTTCGGGAGCCGTGCCATGACCGGGCTTCTCGACCCGGACGCGCCGGGATATATGGAGCGGGCCGCGGCCTATGGCCTTTCGAGAGAGGATTTTGAGACGGTAAAACTTCCCATGGACGACGCCCTCTGTTATCTGGAGCTCCATATTGAACAGGGAAATACGTTGGAAAAAGCGGGAGAAAATATCGGCATCGTGACCGGCATTGTAGGGCTGGAGCGGTACGAAGTGACCGTGACGGGCGAGAGCAACCATGCGGGCACGACGATGATGGAGTACCGGAAGGACGCTCTGGTGGGAGCCGCCAGGCTCATCGAGGGCTTTGACCGGATTGCCAGGGAAATTGGAAACCAGATGGTAGCGACCGTGGGGACAATTTCCGTTTCGCCGGGGGCTGTCGCAGTGATCCCGGGACGGGCCGACATGGTGCTGGAAATCCGGAATCTGAGCGCTGAAAGGATGGAAGCGTTCATGGAAAAGGCCAGGGCACTTGGCGCTTCGCTTCCGGACGTGAAGGCAGAATTCTGTCAGATTGTAAAAAAGGCGCCGGTGCGCTGTGACGAGGGAATCATGGAGAAGCTGGAAACGGTCTGCGAAAGACATGGCTATCCCTGCCGCCGGATGTCCAGCGGTGCCACCCACGACGGAAACGCCATGGCAATGAAAATGCCCATCGCCATGATTTTCGTGCCGAGTAAGGACGGCATCAGCCACAGCAAAAAGGAGTTCACCGCCTGGGACGACGCGGCCAAGGGAATGACCGTGCTTGCGGAGGTGCTGCGGGAGCTTAACGAAGAAAACGGGCGGCGCTTCCGTTAA
- the spoIIR gene encoding stage II sporulation protein R — MKKKYRFCLSLVLLLTAFLTAMSGKREHDAALAARIAPEILRFHVLANSNSAEDQALKLEVKDFLLDAIRDGAAEIPADSREALSAYIMENRDALENAAEDFMESRGFSYPAEIRLETCEFPEKTYGDMTFPAGTYDAVRVLLGAGEGENFWCVLYPSLCYLDSTHAVVPEESKEVLSGLLPEDDFLALLRARHKGTGTVRVKFKFLEVLGR; from the coding sequence ATGAAGAAGAAATATCGGTTCTGCCTGTCCTTGGTGCTCCTTTTGACAGCCTTTCTGACGGCCATGTCCGGAAAGCGGGAGCATGACGCCGCCCTGGCAGCCCGCATTGCACCGGAAATCCTGCGGTTTCATGTGCTGGCAAACAGCAATTCGGCAGAGGATCAGGCATTAAAATTAGAAGTAAAGGATTTTCTGCTGGATGCCATCCGCGACGGCGCAGCGGAAATCCCGGCGGACTCCAGGGAGGCGCTTTCCGCATATATTATGGAAAACAGGGACGCCCTGGAGAACGCGGCGGAAGACTTCATGGAAAGCCGCGGCTTTTCCTACCCGGCCGAAATCCGGCTGGAAACCTGTGAATTCCCGGAAAAAACTTACGGCGATATGACGTTTCCCGCAGGCACTTATGACGCGGTTCGCGTCCTTTTGGGCGCCGGTGAGGGCGAAAATTTCTGGTGCGTGCTGTATCCGTCCCTCTGCTATCTGGACAGCACCCACGCCGTCGTGCCGGAGGAGTCGAAGGAAGTTCTTTCCGGTCTTCTGCCGGAGGACGACTTTCTTGCGCTCCTTCGGGCGCGGCACAAAGGGACGGGGACGGTGCGGGTGAAGTTTAAATTTTTAGAGGTTTTGGGGCGTTAG
- a CDS encoding TetR family transcriptional regulator: protein MPTERFYRLPRAKADAIRMAALREFKRVPLEEASINRIIRDADISRGSFYTYFEDKKDLLRWLIDDRVKESRRIMVQAMTESGGDIWYVFERTMEEQLEIGSREGIAEVFANMIKGNGMSEMFQLGEECGDAPPDRINSSMLQWLFKHLDRTKCPLDVKQFGILMDMHTLAMMLAMKQFFRDKLPKEQVKETYMQCLNMLRCGACPNGKNQDFKERQEKDIYEEGR from the coding sequence GTGCCGACGGAACGATTTTACCGGCTGCCCAGGGCAAAAGCCGATGCCATACGGATGGCGGCCCTTCGGGAATTCAAACGGGTTCCTTTAGAGGAGGCGTCTATCAACCGCATCATCCGGGACGCGGATATTTCCAGAGGAAGCTTCTATACATATTTTGAGGATAAAAAAGACCTGCTCCGGTGGCTGATTGACGACCGGGTAAAGGAATCCAGACGGATCATGGTCCAGGCCATGACGGAGAGCGGCGGCGATATCTGGTATGTATTCGAGCGCACCATGGAAGAGCAGTTGGAAATTGGAAGCAGGGAAGGCATTGCCGAAGTCTTTGCAAACATGATAAAGGGAAACGGCATGTCGGAGATGTTCCAGCTTGGAGAGGAATGCGGGGATGCCCCCCCGGATAGAATAAACAGCAGCATGCTCCAGTGGCTGTTTAAGCATCTCGACAGGACGAAATGCCCTCTGGATGTAAAACAGTTCGGCATTCTCATGGATATGCATACGCTTGCGATGATGTTAGCCATGAAGCAGTTCTTCCGCGACAAGCTTCCCAAGGAACAGGTAAAAGAAACCTATATGCAGTGTCTGAATATGCTGCGCTGCGGCGCATGTCCGAATGGAAAAAATCAGGATTTTAAGGAAAGGCAGGAAAAGGACATATATGAAGAAGGCAGGTAA
- a CDS encoding efflux RND transporter permease subunit — protein MGLTKQVLKRPVTTVLVVLCLIVFGLNSVFSSKLELIPEMEMPMLIINAIYPGASPDDVEELVTKVIEDEVGTLSGVDTITSMSSENMALVLLQYEYGMDMDQAYTDLKKKLDGLVNDFPDDVQTPTIIEMDINDTASLMLAVNNDAEENLYNYVDSTIVPEIEKLASVASVGVSGGQQSYIKVELIPEKLAQYHLNMSAVSSAIAAADFTMPLGSTEVGGKELSVTSGVDFDTTELLKKIPITMGNGNIIYMEDIANIYDRLEDQDSIGRYNGKDTVSISVKKNQDSSDMEVSEDVLRILNGLKEDDPNLEVVVVNDYSDTIMSSLESVFETMIMAVIAAMVIIWLFFGDVKASLIVGTSIPVSILAALVLMGAMGFSLNVITLGSLVLGVGMMVDNSIVVLESCFRNTKGGGFVEARSAALEGTRVVIQSIIGSTATTCVVFLPLALIQGMSGQLFKPLGFTIVFCMLASLVSAMTLVPLCYTFYRPKEKTENPASRFMRALQDGYRGLMKKLLNHKALVMLTSVALLIVSFILAGQIGMELMPADDQGTISLTIETQPGLTIDRVDEILRRVEDYVVQDENLDSYMLSYGGSGLSMGGSGATLTAYLKDDRTKETDEILREWKKDLIGWADCSITLESQSSMGTMAAAADDEVEYILVSTQYDELKQVADEIVAEMQSRPDVTHVHSSLENDAPLVEVAVDPVKAAAEGLSPVQVAGTVNMMLSGTEATTLEVDGEEISVMVEYPDDEYETIDQLQGIVLPTATGGSVALMDIAEVGFKDSPQSILKTDKQYQVTITGQLTDAATVESKNIIQKEVVDPRLSNTIGMQENAITEMQNEEFGSLGNAIGIAVFLIFVVMAAQFESPKFSIMVMTTIPFALIGSFGLLWLADCAISMPTLLGFLMLVGTVVNNGILYVDTVNQYRQEMDMDTALIEAGATRLRPIMMTTITTIVGMIPMAMAYGDAGAMMQGLALVNVGGLTASTILSLLMLPIYYKLMNRKPKTLPDFD, from the coding sequence ATGGGACTTACAAAACAGGTCTTAAAAAGGCCGGTCACCACAGTGCTCGTGGTGCTCTGCCTGATTGTTTTTGGTCTGAACTCCGTCTTCTCCTCCAAGCTGGAGCTGATCCCGGAGATGGAAATGCCGATGCTCATCATCAACGCCATTTACCCCGGCGCGAGCCCGGACGACGTGGAAGAACTGGTGACGAAGGTCATCGAGGATGAGGTCGGAACCTTAAGCGGTGTGGATACGATTACTAGCATGTCCAGTGAAAATATGGCGCTTGTCCTTCTTCAGTATGAATACGGCATGGACATGGATCAGGCCTATACGGATTTGAAAAAGAAGCTGGACGGCCTGGTGAACGACTTCCCGGACGATGTCCAGACACCAACCATCATCGAGATGGACATTAACGATACGGCTTCCCTGATGCTGGCCGTCAACAACGATGCCGAGGAGAATCTCTACAACTATGTGGACTCCACCATCGTTCCTGAAATTGAGAAGCTGGCTTCCGTAGCCAGTGTCGGTGTCAGCGGCGGACAGCAGTCGTACATAAAAGTCGAGCTGATCCCGGAAAAGCTGGCTCAGTACCACTTGAACATGAGCGCCGTGTCCTCTGCCATTGCGGCTGCGGACTTTACGATGCCCCTTGGAAGTACGGAAGTGGGCGGCAAAGAGCTGTCTGTTACCTCCGGCGTGGATTTTGATACGACGGAACTGTTAAAGAAAATCCCGATTACCATGGGAAACGGCAATATCATTTACATGGAGGATATCGCCAATATTTACGACAGGCTGGAGGATCAGGACAGTATCGGCCGCTACAACGGAAAAGATACGGTCTCCATTTCTGTTAAAAAGAATCAGGACAGCAGCGACATGGAGGTCTCCGAGGACGTTCTCCGGATTTTGAACGGCCTGAAAGAGGACGATCCGAATCTGGAAGTAGTTGTTGTTAATGATTACAGCGATACGATTATGAGCTCCCTGGAGAGCGTGTTTGAGACTATGATTATGGCGGTCATCGCCGCCATGGTAATTATCTGGCTGTTCTTTGGAGACGTTAAGGCATCGTTAATTGTCGGTACCTCGATTCCGGTATCCATTCTGGCCGCCCTTGTTTTGATGGGTGCCATGGGCTTTTCCCTGAATGTCATCACTCTGGGAAGCCTTGTGCTTGGCGTCGGCATGATGGTGGATAACTCCATCGTCGTTTTGGAGAGCTGTTTCAGGAATACCAAAGGCGGCGGCTTCGTGGAGGCCAGGAGCGCGGCTCTCGAGGGAACGCGGGTTGTCATCCAGTCCATCATTGGTTCCACGGCGACTACCTGTGTCGTATTCCTGCCTCTTGCACTGATTCAGGGCATGAGCGGCCAGTTATTTAAGCCCCTTGGCTTTACCATCGTATTCTGTATGCTGGCCTCCCTTGTTTCGGCCATGACGCTTGTGCCGCTCTGCTATACGTTTTACCGTCCGAAGGAGAAGACGGAAAACCCGGCATCCAGATTCATGAGGGCTCTTCAGGATGGCTACCGCGGCCTGATGAAGAAGCTTTTGAACCACAAGGCACTTGTTATGCTTACATCGGTTGCGCTGCTGATCGTATCGTTTATTCTGGCAGGCCAGATCGGCATGGAGTTAATGCCGGCGGATGACCAGGGAACAATCAGCCTGACGATTGAGACGCAGCCGGGCCTTACCATTGACCGGGTGGATGAAATCCTCAGAAGAGTAGAGGATTATGTTGTACAGGATGAGAATTTGGATTCCTACATGCTGTCCTACGGAGGAAGCGGCCTTTCCATGGGCGGCTCCGGTGCGACGCTGACGGCATATCTGAAGGATGACAGGACAAAGGAGACTGACGAAATCCTGAGAGAGTGGAAGAAAGACCTGATCGGGTGGGCGGACTGCTCCATTACACTGGAATCCCAGAGCTCTATGGGAACCATGGCGGCGGCAGCCGATGACGAGGTGGAATACATCCTTGTCAGTACCCAGTATGACGAGTTAAAACAGGTGGCCGATGAGATTGTTGCTGAGATGCAGAGCCGTCCCGACGTGACCCATGTCCACTCGTCGCTGGAAAATGACGCGCCCCTCGTAGAGGTGGCTGTGGATCCGGTGAAGGCGGCGGCCGAGGGACTTTCCCCGGTGCAGGTGGCCGGAACAGTCAACATGATGTTAAGCGGTACGGAGGCGACGACTCTCGAGGTGGACGGCGAGGAGATCAGCGTCATGGTGGAATACCCGGATGACGAGTACGAGACCATCGACCAGCTCCAGGGTATTGTGCTTCCGACGGCCACAGGCGGTTCTGTCGCCCTCATGGATATCGCGGAAGTAGGGTTTAAGGACAGCCCGCAGAGCATTTTAAAAACCGATAAACAGTACCAGGTTACGATCACCGGCCAGCTTACGGATGCCGCCACGGTGGAATCCAAGAACATCATCCAGAAGGAAGTTGTGGATCCGCGCCTGAGCAATACCATCGGAATGCAGGAGAATGCCATCACCGAGATGCAGAACGAGGAGTTCGGTTCCCTTGGAAATGCTATCGGAATCGCCGTATTCCTGATCTTCGTTGTCATGGCAGCCCAGTTCGAGTCGCCGAAGTTCTCCATCATGGTTATGACGACGATCCCGTTCGCCCTGATCGGTTCCTTTGGCCTCTTATGGCTGGCGGACTGCGCCATCAGTATGCCGACGCTTCTTGGCTTCCTGATGTTAGTCGGTACGGTTGTAAACAATGGTATTCTCTATGTGGATACGGTGAACCAGTACCGGCAGGAGATGGATATGGACACGGCTCTGATCGAAGCCGGCGCAACGCGTCTGCGCCCGATCATGATGACGACGATAACGACCATTGTCGGCATGATCCCCATGGCCATGGCTTACGGAGATGCTGGCGCCATGATGCAGGGCCTGGCCCTTGTAAACGTGGGCGGCCTTACGGCCTCTACGATCCTGTCACTTTTGATGCTTCCTATTTATTATAAGCTGATGAATCGGAAGCCGAAAACCCTGCCGGATTTTGACTGA
- a CDS encoding efflux RND transporter periplasmic adaptor subunit, producing MKKAGKIIIGAVVAAAVVGLVAFRMMKTEPPIEAVPDPTVEVAAPQKGTIELNTGLTGTVEPSDVVYVIPKGAGEVLEVYVSVGQTVEKDQPLFKIDNKQLDAAKITLDSARVSMNDAQTNLSRMQVLYESGDISAQSYEQVASSAQLAKLQYESAKLNYDTQLENSTVAAPISGLLESFDVEAHDMVSSGGYVAVISGEGNKTVSFSVTERVMNGLAVGNPLTVEKNGMEYDGMITEISTMVDPATGLFKVKAAMNDAAGLATGSAVKLYVTAQRAENVMTVPADCVSYSGGEAYVYTFDEAAGIAHKVQIEQGLIDSEKVEVRSGLSYDDQVIVTWTKELYEGAPVQKAGSETAQEETAETDAGQQ from the coding sequence ATGAAGAAGGCAGGTAAGATTATAATCGGAGCAGTTGTAGCCGCGGCGGTCGTCGGGCTTGTGGCGTTCAGGATGATGAAAACAGAGCCGCCCATCGAGGCTGTGCCGGATCCGACCGTGGAGGTAGCTGCCCCGCAGAAAGGAACCATAGAACTGAACACAGGGCTTACGGGAACCGTGGAGCCGTCGGATGTGGTTTATGTGATCCCCAAAGGAGCCGGCGAGGTTTTGGAGGTCTATGTGAGTGTCGGTCAGACTGTGGAAAAGGATCAGCCGCTTTTTAAAATTGACAACAAGCAGCTCGACGCGGCAAAAATCACCCTGGACAGCGCCCGTGTCTCCATGAACGACGCCCAGACAAATTTAAGCCGCATGCAGGTGCTCTATGAGAGCGGCGACATTTCCGCCCAGAGCTATGAGCAGGTGGCAAGTTCGGCGCAGCTCGCAAAGCTTCAGTACGAGTCTGCAAAGTTAAATTATGACACGCAGCTGGAAAACAGCACGGTGGCAGCGCCGATTTCCGGACTTCTGGAGAGCTTCGACGTGGAGGCTCACGACATGGTGTCCAGCGGCGGCTATGTGGCTGTCATTTCCGGCGAAGGCAACAAGACCGTTTCCTTTTCCGTGACGGAGCGGGTCATGAACGGCCTGGCCGTGGGGAATCCGCTGACCGTGGAAAAGAACGGCATGGAGTACGACGGCATGATTACGGAGATCAGCACCATGGTGGATCCGGCTACGGGACTTTTTAAAGTGAAAGCTGCCATGAACGATGCCGCCGGGCTGGCGACAGGAAGCGCCGTGAAGCTCTACGTGACGGCACAGCGGGCAGAAAACGTGATGACGGTTCCTGCCGACTGTGTAAGTTACAGCGGCGGCGAGGCTTATGTCTATACCTTCGACGAGGCGGCCGGCATTGCCCATAAGGTGCAGATCGAGCAGGGGCTCATCGACTCGGAAAAAGTAGAGGTACGGTCGGGACTGAGCTATGATGATCAGGTCATTGTTACCTGGACAAAGGAATTATATGAAGGTGCGCCTGTCCAGAAGGCAGGAAGCGAAACGGCACAGGAAGAGACGGCAGAAACAGATGCCGGACAGCAGTAA
- a CDS encoding type II toxin-antitoxin system RelB/DinJ family antitoxin yields the protein MMAKTANLYARIEPEVKEQAESILNELGIPASNAITMFYKQIILHKGLPFEVKLPEHPLDASRMTETQLHAELEKGYADMQAGRTIPASKAFADIRKEYGI from the coding sequence ATTATGGCAAAGACAGCAAATCTCTACGCACGAATTGAGCCGGAAGTAAAAGAACAGGCAGAATCCATCCTGAATGAGCTTGGTATCCCCGCTTCCAATGCAATCACGATGTTCTATAAACAGATTATCCTCCATAAAGGCCTTCCATTTGAGGTAAAGCTGCCGGAACATCCGCTTGATGCAAGCCGCATGACGGAGACACAGCTTCACGCAGAACTGGAGAAAGGATATGCGGATATGCAGGCGGGCCGCACAATACCTGCATCGAAGGCTTTTGCCGATATCCGCAAGGAATACGGCATATGA
- a CDS encoding D-alanine--D-alanine ligase yields MQKLNLVALFGGQSSEHVVSCMSAKNIIANIDTEKYNVILVGITEAGHWLKVDSLAQLEDDSWRESHVSAVLSPDAEDKCLLVMDGDKTEKIHVDVVFPILHGLYGEDGTVQGILELAKIPYVGCGVLASSAAMDKLTTKIIVNSLGFRQAAYVAVMKHELKDMETVTARVESAFPYPVFIKPSNAGSSRGVTRAENRKELEEGLKEAARHDRRILVEEAIVGHEIECAVFGGGDEKVRASGVGEILAAAEFYDFDAKYYNGDSRTVVDPELPEGAAETVRNEAKEIFKAVDGYGLARVDFFVKDDGTVIFNEINTMPGFTAISMYPMLWEARGCDKKQLVEDLIRHGLRRYER; encoded by the coding sequence ATGCAGAAATTGAATCTTGTGGCACTGTTCGGCGGCCAGTCTTCGGAGCATGTGGTCTCCTGCATGTCCGCCAAAAACATCATCGCCAATATTGATACGGAAAAATACAACGTGATCCTGGTGGGAATCACCGAGGCCGGACACTGGCTCAAGGTAGACTCCCTGGCTCAGTTAGAGGACGATTCCTGGCGCGAAAGCCATGTATCGGCCGTCCTTTCCCCCGACGCGGAGGACAAATGCCTGCTCGTCATGGACGGGGATAAGACGGAAAAGATCCATGTGGACGTGGTGTTCCCGATTCTCCACGGCCTTTACGGCGAGGACGGCACGGTGCAGGGCATTTTAGAGCTTGCGAAGATCCCTTACGTGGGCTGCGGCGTCCTGGCGTCCTCGGCGGCCATGGATAAGCTGACGACGAAAATCATCGTAAACAGCCTGGGCTTCCGTCAGGCGGCCTATGTGGCGGTGATGAAGCATGAATTAAAGGACATGGAAACGGTGACGGCCCGCGTGGAAAGCGCGTTCCCGTACCCGGTCTTTATAAAGCCGTCCAACGCCGGTTCGTCCCGGGGGGTTACCAGAGCTGAAAACCGGAAAGAGCTGGAGGAAGGCCTTAAAGAAGCCGCCCGCCATGACCGGAGGATCCTGGTGGAGGAGGCCATCGTGGGTCATGAAATCGAGTGTGCCGTTTTCGGCGGCGGAGACGAGAAGGTTCGCGCTTCCGGCGTCGGGGAAATCCTTGCGGCGGCCGAGTTCTATGATTTTGATGCAAAATATTACAACGGGGATTCCCGTACCGTCGTGGATCCCGAGCTTCCGGAGGGCGCCGCAGAGACCGTCCGGAACGAGGCCAAGGAGATTTTTAAGGCCGTTGACGGCTACGGCCTGGCCCGCGTGGACTTTTTCGTAAAGGACGACGGGACGGTAATTTTCAACGAAATCAATACCATGCCCGGCTTTACGGCCATCAGCATGTACCCGATGCTCTGGGAAGCCAGGGGATGCGATAAAAAACAGCTTGTGGAGGACTTAATCCGTCATGGACTCCGCCGCTATGAGAGGTGA